The proteins below come from a single Denticeps clupeoides chromosome 15, fDenClu1.1, whole genome shotgun sequence genomic window:
- the tmem209 gene encoding transmembrane protein 209 isoform X1 yields MSPSKEGMASIIDRSMKMRREEQARQVVLAWAVLNVSLAGMIYTEMSGKLLSRYYNITYWPIWYIELAFASLFSLNALFDFWKYFKYTMAPSTIAVSPEQHRLLGLRNSGIRANPPQQPEKEETPAPSQSSPLLAQNVLSFSPSRAPSASPKFSPGCVPGYTPPLTSPSTPGSAGPFSPPLPFNKVLNYSPSPGTTPYPSSLGPVEGASLRSRYRTSPSMFSSPGGKEDYVEDVKTLERFLRVEEEKSHRSQFGSPESASSSHSPTFWNYNRSVGDYAQSLRKFQYQLACRSQAPSAHKDETDLGSKQAAEEVWARITTSRVVVDSIDSWTAKLRNWINDTVLVPLVKEMDSVNGQLRRIGCPELQIGETSISSLKQAAVIKASAIPTLNAIVQYLDITPNQEYLVDRIKELAHSGCMSSFRWNGGGDLKNRKWDTDLPTDSAILMHVLCTYLDSRLPPHPKYPDGKTFTSQHFLQTPDKPDMTNENLFCIHQSSINPPHYQLVYQGHMYSLPKGRNNLFHTILMFLFIIKTKESGMLGRVNLGLSGVNVLWIFGD; encoded by the exons ATGAGCCCTTCTAAAGAAGGCATGGCGAGCATCATTGACAGAAGCATGAAGATGCGGAGAGAGGAGCAGGCGCGCCAGGTGGTGCTGGCCTGGGCGGTGCTCAACGTGTCCCTCGCCGGGATGATCTACACTGAAAT gtctGGCAAGCTCCTGAGCCGATACTACAACATTACTTACTGGCCTATCTGGTACATTG AACTGGCCTTTGCATCTCTATTCAGCCTCAATGCCCTCTTTGACTTTTGGAAGTATTTCAAGTATACCATGGCTCCATCCACTATTGCCGTCTCTCCTGAGCAGCATCGCCTCCTGGGGCTCAGGAACTCAG GCATTCGGGCCAATCCCCCGCAGCAGCCTGAGAAGGAGGAGACCCCTGCCCCTTCCCAGTCTTCACCGCTTCTGGCCCAGAATGTGCTCAGTTTCAGCCCCTCACGGGCGCCCAGTGCCAGTCCCAAGTTCTCGCCCGGCTGTGTGCCAGGGTACACACCTCCCCTCACCAGCCCCTCCACCCCAGGCAGTGCCGGAcccttctctccccctctgcCTTTTAACAAG GTTCTGAACTACAGCCCGTCTCCTGGGACAACACCCTACCCAAGCAGTCTCGGACCTGTGGAGGGCGCAAGTCTGCGTTCCCGCTACCGCACGTCCCCGTCGATGTTCAGCTCCCCTGGAGGTAAGGAGGATTACGTGGAAGACGTCAAGACCTTGGAGAGGTTTCTGCGCGtagaggaggagaagagccaCCGCAGCCAGTTTG GGAGCCCTGAGTCTGCATCTTCATCTCACAGTCCAACCTTCTGGAACTACAACCGCTCAGTGGGCGACTATGCCCAGAGCCTGAGGAAGTTTCAGTACCAACTTGCCTGCCGCTCGCAGGCCCCCTCAGCCCACAAAGATGAGACTGATCTGGGCTCCAAGCAGGCAGCTGAAGAG GTCTGGGCCAGAATAACAACTAGTCGGGTGGTGGTGGACAGTATAGACAGCTGGACGGCCAAGCTGAGAAAT TGGATAAATGACACTGTTTTGGTGCCTCTGGTGAAGGAGATGGACTCTGTTAATGGTCAGCTCCGGAGAATCGGCTGCCCTGAGTTACAGATTGGGG AGACCAGCATAAGTAGCCTCAAACAGGCTGCTGTGATCAAAGCTTCAGCCATTCCTACCCTCAATGCAATTGTTCAATACCTGGACATCACGCCCAACCAAGAGTACCTGGTGGACCGAATTAAAG AGCTGGCACACAGCGGCTGCATGAGCTCCTTTAGATGGAATGGGGGCGGTGATCTGAAGAACAGGAAGTGGGACACGGACCTACCCACCGACTCAGCG ATCCTCATGCATGTGCTCTGCACATACCTGGACTCCAGGCTTCCCCCTCATCCAAAGTACCCAGACGGGAAAACATTCACCTCTCAACACTTCCTTCAGACCCCAGACAAACCTG acATGACAAATGAGAACCTCTTCTGCATCCACCAAAGCTCCATAAATCCCCCACATTACCAGCTTGTCTACCAAGGCCATATGTACAGCCTCCCAAAG GGCCGAAACAACCTCTTCCACACGATTCTCATGTTCCTATTTATCATCAAAACCAAGGAATCGGGCATGCTGGG GAGAGTCAACCTGGGCCTGTCTGGTGTGAACGTCCTGTGGATTTTTGGAGACTGA
- the tmem209 gene encoding transmembrane protein 209 isoform X2, whose protein sequence is MAPSTIAVSPEQHRLLGLRNSGIRANPPQQPEKEETPAPSQSSPLLAQNVLSFSPSRAPSASPKFSPGCVPGYTPPLTSPSTPGSAGPFSPPLPFNKVLNYSPSPGTTPYPSSLGPVEGASLRSRYRTSPSMFSSPGGKEDYVEDVKTLERFLRVEEEKSHRSQFGSPESASSSHSPTFWNYNRSVGDYAQSLRKFQYQLACRSQAPSAHKDETDLGSKQAAEEVWARITTSRVVVDSIDSWTAKLRNWINDTVLVPLVKEMDSVNGQLRRIGCPELQIGETSISSLKQAAVIKASAIPTLNAIVQYLDITPNQEYLVDRIKELAHSGCMSSFRWNGGGDLKNRKWDTDLPTDSAILMHVLCTYLDSRLPPHPKYPDGKTFTSQHFLQTPDKPDMTNENLFCIHQSSINPPHYQLVYQGHMYSLPKGRNNLFHTILMFLFIIKTKESGMLGRVNLGLSGVNVLWIFGD, encoded by the exons ATGGCTCCATCCACTATTGCCGTCTCTCCTGAGCAGCATCGCCTCCTGGGGCTCAGGAACTCAG GCATTCGGGCCAATCCCCCGCAGCAGCCTGAGAAGGAGGAGACCCCTGCCCCTTCCCAGTCTTCACCGCTTCTGGCCCAGAATGTGCTCAGTTTCAGCCCCTCACGGGCGCCCAGTGCCAGTCCCAAGTTCTCGCCCGGCTGTGTGCCAGGGTACACACCTCCCCTCACCAGCCCCTCCACCCCAGGCAGTGCCGGAcccttctctccccctctgcCTTTTAACAAG GTTCTGAACTACAGCCCGTCTCCTGGGACAACACCCTACCCAAGCAGTCTCGGACCTGTGGAGGGCGCAAGTCTGCGTTCCCGCTACCGCACGTCCCCGTCGATGTTCAGCTCCCCTGGAGGTAAGGAGGATTACGTGGAAGACGTCAAGACCTTGGAGAGGTTTCTGCGCGtagaggaggagaagagccaCCGCAGCCAGTTTG GGAGCCCTGAGTCTGCATCTTCATCTCACAGTCCAACCTTCTGGAACTACAACCGCTCAGTGGGCGACTATGCCCAGAGCCTGAGGAAGTTTCAGTACCAACTTGCCTGCCGCTCGCAGGCCCCCTCAGCCCACAAAGATGAGACTGATCTGGGCTCCAAGCAGGCAGCTGAAGAG GTCTGGGCCAGAATAACAACTAGTCGGGTGGTGGTGGACAGTATAGACAGCTGGACGGCCAAGCTGAGAAAT TGGATAAATGACACTGTTTTGGTGCCTCTGGTGAAGGAGATGGACTCTGTTAATGGTCAGCTCCGGAGAATCGGCTGCCCTGAGTTACAGATTGGGG AGACCAGCATAAGTAGCCTCAAACAGGCTGCTGTGATCAAAGCTTCAGCCATTCCTACCCTCAATGCAATTGTTCAATACCTGGACATCACGCCCAACCAAGAGTACCTGGTGGACCGAATTAAAG AGCTGGCACACAGCGGCTGCATGAGCTCCTTTAGATGGAATGGGGGCGGTGATCTGAAGAACAGGAAGTGGGACACGGACCTACCCACCGACTCAGCG ATCCTCATGCATGTGCTCTGCACATACCTGGACTCCAGGCTTCCCCCTCATCCAAAGTACCCAGACGGGAAAACATTCACCTCTCAACACTTCCTTCAGACCCCAGACAAACCTG acATGACAAATGAGAACCTCTTCTGCATCCACCAAAGCTCCATAAATCCCCCACATTACCAGCTTGTCTACCAAGGCCATATGTACAGCCTCCCAAAG GGCCGAAACAACCTCTTCCACACGATTCTCATGTTCCTATTTATCATCAAAACCAAGGAATCGGGCATGCTGGG GAGAGTCAACCTGGGCCTGTCTGGTGTGAACGTCCTGTGGATTTTTGGAGACTGA